The Xenorhabdus doucetiae genome has a window encoding:
- a CDS encoding HlyD family type I secretion periplasmic adaptor subunit translates to MSYQTNAKDAQHEASELLPLDANRYLRIGWLVIGVGILGFFIWAAFAPLDKGVASSGTVVVDGNRKTVQSPVNGIINHIQVKEGEQVKAGQVLVQLSQVQVNAQIDSLKQQLYTTLATEARLLAEQQGQEDVVFPEFLNPSSEPRVHEILALQKQLFLSRREMLRSDLAGMRQAEEGLNFQIKGLRAALVSKQQQQISLKEQVTNLQPLTEEGYFPRNRYLELLRSQSELSGNIAEMSGKMGQLEKQRQETQQRIIQRQADYQREVRSQLADVQVLANELKNKLETAQFDRSQTAIIAPADGSVVGLTVFTQGGVVAAGEKLMEILPTQSALEVEARLMVHLIDKVAVGQEVDLMFTAFNQNRTPKVAGKVMVISADRLVDERTREPYYQMRLRVTPAGMEKLAGLNIKPGMPVEVFVKTGSRSLLSYLFKPLVDRASTSLIEE, encoded by the coding sequence ATGTCCTATCAGACGAATGCAAAGGATGCCCAACACGAGGCGTCGGAATTATTGCCGCTGGATGCCAATCGTTACCTGCGGATCGGTTGGCTGGTGATTGGGGTTGGCATTCTGGGTTTTTTCATCTGGGCGGCATTTGCGCCACTCGATAAAGGCGTGGCGTCATCGGGTACAGTCGTGGTGGATGGCAATCGCAAAACCGTACAATCCCCGGTAAATGGCATTATCAATCACATTCAGGTGAAAGAGGGCGAACAAGTGAAGGCCGGGCAGGTATTGGTTCAGCTCAGTCAGGTGCAGGTGAATGCCCAAATTGATTCCCTGAAACAGCAGCTTTATACCACCTTAGCCACCGAAGCCCGGCTGTTGGCCGAGCAGCAAGGGCAGGAGGACGTTGTTTTTCCTGAGTTTCTGAACCCGTCATCAGAGCCACGGGTTCATGAAATTCTGGCCTTACAAAAACAGCTCTTTTTATCCCGTCGTGAAATGTTGCGCAGTGATTTGGCGGGCATGCGGCAGGCCGAAGAAGGGCTGAATTTTCAAATCAAGGGGTTGCGGGCAGCCTTGGTAAGTAAACAGCAGCAGCAAATTTCGCTTAAGGAGCAGGTGACGAATTTGCAACCGCTGACGGAAGAGGGCTATTTCCCCCGTAACCGCTATCTGGAATTACTGCGCAGTCAAAGTGAATTAAGCGGCAATATCGCGGAAATGAGCGGCAAAATGGGGCAGCTTGAAAAGCAGCGGCAGGAAACGCAGCAGCGGATTATCCAGCGTCAGGCCGATTACCAACGGGAAGTGCGCAGCCAGTTGGCTGATGTGCAGGTATTGGCAAATGAGTTGAAAAACAAGCTGGAAACGGCGCAATTTGATCGGTCACAGACGGCCATTATTGCGCCGGCAGACGGCTCGGTGGTGGGGTTAACCGTATTTACGCAGGGCGGCGTGGTGGCTGCCGGCGAGAAATTAATGGAGATCCTGCCGACCCAGAGTGCACTGGAAGTCGAGGCGCGTTTGATGGTGCACCTGATTGATAAAGTTGCCGTGGGGCAAGAGGTTGATTTGATGTTTACCGCATTCAATCAGAACCGGACGCCGAAAGTGGCGGGCAAGGTGATGGTAATTTCTGCCGACCGTTTGGTCGATGAACGGACCAGGGAACCTTATTACCAGATGCGCTTGAGAGTCACGCCGGCAGGCATGGAGAAACTGGCCGGCCTGAATATCAAACCGGGGATGCCGGTTGAAGTGTTCGTCAAAACCGGTTCGCGTTCATTGTTGAGTTATCTGTTCAAGCCATTAGTGGACAGGGCATCGACCTCGCTGATTGAGGAGTAA
- a CDS encoding TolC family outer membrane protein produces MVHRVVWFLSILLLALSPRSASALSLTEAYALALQHDPTFQAAIKEQEAGQEEKNLGLAELLPKLSLSYQNAPKNWQQMESQSFDPRNRIVRESRDRQYHSYSGAVILTQPLIDFEAWARYRTRQAYALMSDSRFRADSQQLAVRVVNHYMAVAYAQDRLAQVVQQRAAYEAQLERNQKLFSSGEGTRTDIAETQARYSQVLADELAVQDELDAAMRDLQLLVGIPLPVDLPVNRLSDAPRFNPLKLELAHYTDWEQRALRQNPQLAVARQKVEVAHHDIARSRAGYLPKLELYASHSENKSSSDNSIDQKYRTDSLGLRVSMNLYNGGGTAASVRQSAANYGKTKFEMDAQTGEILNALRRHYNACVNGEKRIRAYEMAVEAAALQVKATQKSVALGQRVNVDILNAEQQLYTARRELSQAKYDYMKAWIGLLNESGQLNGEHIKLIADYFG; encoded by the coding sequence ATGGTTCACCGCGTTGTCTGGTTTTTATCGATACTGCTGCTGGCGTTATCTCCCCGCTCTGCCAGTGCCCTTTCCTTAACGGAAGCCTATGCGCTGGCCTTGCAGCACGATCCGACCTTTCAGGCAGCGATTAAAGAGCAGGAAGCGGGTCAGGAAGAAAAAAACCTTGGGTTGGCGGAACTGTTGCCCAAGTTATCCCTGAGTTACCAGAATGCGCCCAAAAACTGGCAGCAGATGGAGTCGCAATCTTTCGATCCGCGGAACCGGATTGTCAGGGAGAGCCGTGACCGACAGTATCACAGTTATAGCGGGGCGGTTATCTTGACCCAGCCGTTGATTGATTTCGAAGCGTGGGCGCGTTATCGCACCCGTCAGGCTTACGCCCTGATGAGTGACAGCCGTTTTCGGGCGGACAGCCAGCAACTGGCGGTCAGGGTAGTGAACCATTATATGGCTGTCGCGTATGCGCAGGATAGGCTGGCGCAGGTTGTCCAGCAACGGGCAGCTTATGAGGCGCAACTGGAACGTAACCAAAAGTTATTCTCTTCCGGTGAAGGTACCCGCACCGATATCGCGGAAACCCAAGCGCGTTACAGTCAGGTATTGGCGGATGAGTTAGCGGTGCAAGATGAACTGGATGCCGCCATGCGTGATTTGCAGTTACTGGTTGGCATCCCGTTGCCGGTGGATTTGCCGGTTAATCGTTTATCCGACGCCCCGCGGTTCAACCCCCTCAAACTGGAACTGGCACATTACACCGATTGGGAACAACGGGCATTACGCCAGAATCCGCAACTGGCGGTTGCCCGCCAGAAAGTGGAGGTGGCGCATCATGATATTGCACGCAGCCGGGCGGGGTATCTGCCAAAACTGGAGCTGTATGCGTCCCACAGCGAAAATAAATCCAGCAGCGATAACAGCATCGATCAAAAATACCGCACAGATTCCCTTGGATTGCGCGTCTCCATGAATCTCTATAATGGCGGCGGGACGGCGGCGTCCGTGCGTCAATCCGCCGCCAACTATGGCAAGACGAAATTTGAAATGGATGCCCAGACGGGGGAGATCCTCAATGCCCTGAGACGCCATTATAACGCTTGCGTGAATGGCGAAAAGCGGATACGCGCTTATGAAATGGCGGTGGAAGCGGCGGCATTACAGGTAAAAGCGACACAAAAAAGTGTGGCACTGGGGCAGCGGGTAAATGTCGATATCTTGAATGCCGAACAACAACTCTACACTGCCCGTCGTGAACTGTCTCAGGCCAAATATGACTATATGAAAGCGTGGATTGGGTTATTAAATGAATCCGGCCAATTAAACGGTGAACATATTAAGTTAATTGCGGATTATTTTGGCTGA
- a CDS encoding type I secretion system permease/ATPase, whose amino-acid sequence MKLRFPKDEITEVLRARSKVFWTIGLFTAFINLLMLVPSIYMLQVYDRVLPSSNEMTLLMLTLITLGMFAMMGGLEYIRSQVVIRIGNQFDMCLNQRVYTASYESNLKNGSTDAGQMLNDLATIRQFLTGNALFAFFDAPWFPVYLGVIFLFSPYLGLLALVGAIMLIALAVLNQWLSQAPLAEASHLSLRSANLASTNLRNAEVIEALGMLPALRQRWFGLHQRFLNFQRIASERAAAITALTKTVRMALQSLILGLGGWLAIEGHITPGMMIAGSILMGRALSPIEQLIQAWKSWSAARLSWQRLNKLLQAQPERKSGMSLPPPKGVLLMENVSAMPPSKTRARQVAQNGNSPYVLQDINFALEAGDVLGVIGPSASGKSTLARLLVGIWPAQEGVVRLDNADIYQWNKDELGVSIGYLPQEIELFGGTIAENIARFNEIEAEKVIEAAKKAGVHELVLNLERGYDTVIGAGGMGLSGGQKQRIGLARALYGNPSLVVLDEPNSNLDDIGEKALSRAIAQLREQGKTVVVITHRPSLLSQTSKILLLVQGKMKMFGPSQQVMAALSQSQSPSPSPSQPQSPLKTAERAS is encoded by the coding sequence GTGAAATTACGCTTTCCGAAGGATGAAATCACGGAGGTTCTCCGTGCCCGCAGCAAGGTCTTCTGGACTATTGGATTATTTACGGCATTTATCAACTTGCTGATGCTGGTTCCCTCCATTTATATGCTGCAAGTCTATGACCGGGTGCTGCCATCCAGTAATGAAATGACCTTGCTGATGCTGACATTAATCACACTGGGGATGTTCGCCATGATGGGCGGGCTGGAATATATCCGCAGTCAGGTGGTGATCCGTATCGGCAATCAGTTTGATATGTGCCTGAACCAGCGGGTTTATACCGCTTCCTATGAATCTAACCTGAAAAACGGTTCCACCGATGCCGGGCAGATGCTTAATGACCTGGCGACCATTCGCCAGTTCCTGACGGGCAATGCCCTGTTTGCCTTTTTTGATGCGCCTTGGTTCCCGGTCTATCTTGGCGTTATTTTCCTGTTCAGCCCGTATTTGGGATTATTGGCGCTGGTGGGGGCGATCATGTTGATTGCGCTGGCCGTGCTGAACCAATGGCTGTCTCAAGCGCCTTTAGCGGAAGCCAGCCATCTTTCTTTACGTTCCGCTAACTTAGCCAGTACCAATTTGCGTAATGCCGAAGTGATTGAGGCGCTCGGCATGTTGCCGGCATTGCGCCAGCGCTGGTTTGGCCTGCATCAGCGTTTTCTCAATTTTCAGCGTATTGCCAGTGAACGTGCGGCCGCGATTACGGCGTTGACCAAAACGGTACGCATGGCGTTGCAATCGCTGATCCTTGGCTTGGGCGGCTGGTTGGCGATTGAAGGCCATATCACCCCCGGCATGATGATTGCGGGTTCTATTCTGATGGGCAGGGCGTTGTCGCCCATTGAACAGTTGATACAGGCATGGAAGAGTTGGAGCGCGGCGCGGCTGTCGTGGCAACGGCTGAATAAGCTGCTGCAAGCCCAGCCGGAACGTAAAAGTGGCATGTCATTGCCGCCGCCGAAGGGCGTGTTGCTGATGGAAAACGTTTCCGCCATGCCGCCGAGTAAAACACGGGCACGTCAGGTCGCGCAAAACGGAAATAGCCCCTATGTATTGCAGGATATCAATTTCGCGCTGGAGGCGGGGGATGTTCTGGGCGTGATTGGCCCCAGTGCGTCAGGGAAATCGACGCTGGCTCGCCTGTTGGTCGGGATATGGCCGGCACAGGAAGGGGTTGTACGGCTTGATAATGCGGATATCTACCAGTGGAACAAAGATGAGTTAGGCGTTTCCATTGGTTATCTGCCGCAGGAGATTGAACTGTTTGGCGGCACGATCGCGGAGAATATTGCCCGTTTTAATGAGATTGAAGCGGAAAAAGTCATTGAGGCGGCGAAAAAAGCCGGTGTTCATGAATTGGTACTCAATCTTGAGCGGGGATATGACACGGTTATCGGCGCAGGCGGCATGGGGTTGTCCGGCGGGCAGAAACAGCGGATCGGTTTGGCGCGTGCGCTGTATGGCAATCCATCGCTGGTGGTGTTGGATGAACCGAATTCGAATCTGGATGATATCGGTGAAAAAGCCTTGAGCCGTGCGATCGCCCAATTGCGGGAACAGGGGAAAACCGTGGTGGTTATCACCCACAGGCCGTCATTGCTCTCGCAAACCAGCAAGATTTTGCTGTTGGTACAGGGGAAAATGAAAATGTTTGGTCCTTCCCAACAGGTAATGGCGGCGCTGTCTCAGTCTCAATCGCCTTCACCATCGCCTTCACAACCACAGTCACCGCTAAAAACGGCCGAACGAGCCTCGTAA
- the xni gene encoding flap endonuclease Xni produces the protein MIHLLIVDALNLIRRIHAVQGSPCIPACEHALKQLITHASPTHAVAVFDEDDRSHSWRHQLFPDYKAGRAAMPDDLQQEMPFIKQAFDALGVACWHIEGHEADDLAATLATKVAKSGYHVTIVSTDKGYCQLLSPHIQIRDYFQKRWLDLPFVQQAFGVAPHQLPDYWGLAGISSSKIPGVQGIGPKTAATLLQQAGSLDNLFQHLDTQPDKWRKKLAAHKEMAYISREIASLRTDLLLQGNLQQLRLIKR, from the coding sequence ATGATACACCTTTTAATTGTAGACGCCTTAAATCTGATTCGACGCATTCATGCAGTACAGGGAAGCCCTTGCATCCCTGCCTGTGAACATGCGTTAAAGCAGTTAATCACCCACGCTTCCCCCACCCATGCGGTGGCGGTATTTGACGAAGATGATCGCAGCCATAGCTGGCGCCATCAACTTTTCCCCGATTACAAAGCAGGGCGTGCGGCCATGCCGGATGACTTGCAGCAAGAGATGCCATTCATTAAGCAGGCATTCGATGCGCTGGGAGTCGCTTGCTGGCACATAGAAGGGCATGAAGCCGATGATTTGGCCGCCACACTGGCAACCAAAGTCGCCAAGAGCGGGTATCATGTCACGATCGTTTCAACCGATAAAGGCTACTGCCAGCTTCTGTCTCCCCATATCCAAATTCGTGATTACTTCCAAAAACGCTGGCTGGATTTACCCTTCGTCCAGCAAGCATTTGGGGTTGCCCCTCACCAACTGCCTGATTATTGGGGGCTTGCGGGTATCAGCAGCAGTAAAATCCCCGGTGTTCAGGGTATTGGCCCCAAAACAGCCGCCACCCTGCTGCAACAAGCGGGTTCATTGGATAATCTGTTCCAGCATTTGGATACCCAACCGGATAAATGGCGCAAAAAATTAGCCGCTCACAAAGAAATGGCGTATATCAGCCGTGAAATAGCTTCGCTAAGAACCGATTTGTTATTGCAGGGAAATTTGCAGCAATTACGGCTGATTAAGAGATAA